Genomic window (Roseateles sp. XES5):
CTGAATTCCAGCGGGACAGCGTTCCCGCAGCCGTGTTGGCGACCCGTCAGCTTTCCTCCATCTGCCCATCGTCGGCGACCATCATGAGGCTCACCCGGCCGCCGGCCTAACCACGGACCACGACCATGACCGACAAGACCTACAACGTGCTGTTCCTCTGCACGGGCAATTCCGCTCGTTCTATTCTCGCCGAATCCATTCTCAACAAGGAGGGCGGCGGACGATTCAAAGCCTTCTCCGCCGGCAGCCAGCCGAAGGGCGAAGTCAATCCGCATGCCCTGAAGGAGCTGGAAGCGCTGGGCTATCCATCGACGGGCTTCTCGTCGAAGAGCTGGGATGTGTTCGCGGAGCCCGGCGCGCCGCAGATGGATTTCATCTTCACCGTCTGCGACAGCGCCGCCGGCGAAGCCTGCCCGGTCTGGATCGGCCATCCGATGACCGCCCATT
Coding sequences:
- a CDS encoding arsenate reductase ArsC, encoding MTDKTYNVLFLCTGNSARSILAESILNKEGGGRFKAFSAGSQPKGEVNPHALKELEALGYPSTGFSSKSWDVFAEPGAPQMDFIFTVCDSAAGEACPVWIGHPMTAHWGVEDPAAVAGSDIEIQRAFAQAARFLKNRIAAFVSLPLASFDHMALETKLRQIGAMEGSTSPQGKSA